The following proteins are co-located in the Chryseobacterium daecheongense genome:
- a CDS encoding spore maturation protein, with protein sequence MVLSRIWSAFIIVAIAVASIKYISSSHYNTIFNDMVVGKAGDTVQIASKKMNTLSPIIRDSLTKKPDFAEDRIHYKTDSLQQNVKVYRVQEADGVTGTAETAVKICIGLIGIMTLFMGFMSIAEKAGGINLLSRLIQPFFSKLFPEIPKNHPAFGHMLMNFSANLLGLDNAATPFGLKAMESLQTLNPNKDTASNSQIMFLCLHAGGMTLIPVSIIAIRASMGSKTPTDIFLPCMIATFTATLAAMIIISLYQKINLLRPIVIAYVGGISAIIGFLVLYLVRLSKDELDTFSKVLSNGLILFIFLAIVLGAVYKKINVFDAFIDGAKEGFTTCVKIIPYLVGMLIAISLLRTSGVFDVIIDGMKWVANAASLDARFVDGLPTALIKPLSGSGARGMMVDTMSTFGADSFQGKLAAVLQGSSDTTFYVIAVYFGAVAVKNTRYAVIAMLLADLVGVITSIALAYLFFA encoded by the coding sequence ATGGTTTTAAGCAGAATTTGGTCCGCTTTTATTATCGTTGCTATCGCCGTTGCAAGCATAAAATATATCTCTTCAAGTCATTATAATACCATTTTCAATGATATGGTAGTAGGAAAAGCAGGAGATACAGTACAGATCGCATCGAAAAAAATGAATACGCTTTCTCCCATTATCAGGGACAGCCTTACGAAGAAACCTGATTTTGCAGAAGACAGAATTCATTATAAAACAGACTCATTACAACAAAACGTAAAGGTATATCGTGTTCAGGAAGCTGACGGGGTCACTGGGACGGCAGAAACTGCAGTTAAAATATGCATTGGGCTAATAGGCATCATGACTCTTTTTATGGGTTTTATGAGTATTGCGGAAAAAGCAGGTGGAATCAATTTGCTAAGCCGGCTTATTCAGCCTTTCTTTTCAAAACTTTTCCCGGAAATTCCTAAAAACCATCCTGCTTTCGGCCATATGCTAATGAATTTTAGTGCGAACCTGCTGGGACTTGACAACGCAGCCACTCCTTTCGGACTTAAGGCCATGGAAAGCTTACAGACCTTAAACCCCAATAAAGACACCGCCAGTAATTCCCAGATCATGTTTCTGTGTCTTCATGCTGGTGGAATGACGCTGATCCCGGTTTCTATCATTGCTATAAGAGCCTCCATGGGCTCAAAGACGCCAACGGATATCTTTCTTCCATGTATGATTGCTACTTTTACCGCAACACTGGCAGCAATGATCATCATTTCTCTTTACCAGAAGATCAATCTGCTTCGTCCAATCGTAATTGCATATGTCGGTGGAATTTCAGCAATTATAGGTTTTTTGGTTTTATACCTTGTCCGATTGAGTAAAGATGAGCTGGATACATTCAGCAAGGTTCTAAGTAATGGCCTTATTTTGTTTATTTTCTTAGCGATCGTGCTTGGAGCAGTTTATAAAAAGATCAATGTATTTGACGCCTTTATTGATGGCGCAAAAGAAGGATTTACAACTTGTGTTAAGATTATCCCCTATTTAGTTGGAATGTTGATCGCTATTTCTCTTCTCAGGACCTCGGGGGTTTTTGATGTGATCATAGATGGAATGAAATGGGTTGCCAATGCAGCCAGTTTAGATGCAAGATTTGTGGACGGATTACCCACAGCTTTAATAAAACCTCTTTCAGGGTCGGGAGCACGCGGAATGATGGTTGACACCATGTCCACATTCGGAGCAGATAGTTTTCAGGGAAAATTAGCAGCAGTTCTGCAAGGAAGCTCAGATACGACGTTTTATGTAATTGCTGTCTATTTCGGGGCCGTAGCGGTTAAAAATACAAGATATGCGGTAATTGCAATGCTTCTGGCCGATTTAGTAGGTGTTATCACGTCAATTGCGCTGGCTTATTTATTTTTTGCGTAG
- the accD gene encoding acetyl-CoA carboxylase, carboxyltransferase subunit beta encodes MAFDWFKRKAKNITTSTDEKKDVPKGLWHQTPSGKIVEHEELRKNNYVSPEDGFHVRIGSAEFFDILFDEGKFTELDANVESIDILNFKDTKPYVDRLKEVKAKTKLTDSIRNAVGTVKGTEMVVSCMDFAFIGGSLGSVMGEKIRRAVDYCIAHKLPYMIICQSGGARMQEATYSLMQLAKVQAKLAQLSEAGLLYIAYLCDPTFGGITASFAMTADIIMAEPGALIGFAGPRVIRETIGRDLPEGFQTSEFLQEKGFVDFIVKRTEIKDVVSKTVNLLATHA; translated from the coding sequence ATGGCATTCGACTGGTTTAAAAGAAAAGCAAAAAACATTACCACTTCTACTGATGAAAAAAAGGATGTTCCTAAGGGCCTTTGGCACCAAACTCCATCAGGAAAAATAGTGGAACACGAAGAGCTAAGGAAAAACAATTATGTTTCTCCTGAAGATGGATTTCATGTAAGAATAGGAAGTGCAGAATTTTTTGATATCCTTTTTGATGAAGGTAAATTCACTGAACTAGATGCTAATGTTGAAAGTATAGACATCCTAAACTTCAAAGATACAAAGCCATATGTTGATCGTCTGAAAGAAGTAAAAGCAAAAACAAAACTTACAGACTCTATCAGAAATGCTGTAGGAACAGTGAAAGGCACTGAAATGGTGGTTTCTTGTATGGACTTTGCTTTCATCGGAGGATCTCTGGGATCTGTAATGGGAGAAAAGATAAGAAGAGCTGTAGATTATTGTATCGCACATAAACTTCCTTATATGATCATTTGTCAGTCCGGAGGAGCAAGAATGCAGGAAGCAACTTATTCTTTGATGCAGTTGGCAAAAGTACAGGCTAAATTAGCACAGCTTTCAGAAGCGGGCTTACTGTATATTGCTTATTTATGTGATCCTACTTTTGGAGGAATTACTGCATCTTTTGCAATGACAGCAGATATCATTATGGCTGAACCTGGAGCTCTGATCGGTTTTGCAGGACCAAGGGTAATTCGCGAAACAATCGGTAGAGATTTACCGGAAGGCTTCCAGACATCTGAATTCCTTCAGGAAAAAGGATTTGTAGACTTTATTGTGAAGAGAACAGAAATTAAAGATGTGGTCTCTAAAACAGTAAATTTATTAGCAACACATGCTTAA
- the fbaA gene encoding class II fructose-bisphosphate aldolase has translation MSRIFPAGVATGQLVTDIFQYAKENKFALPAVNVIGSSNVNAVMETAAKLNSPVIIQFSNGGAAFNAGKGLSNDGQKSAILGAIAGARHIHTLAEAYGATVILHTDHCAKKLLPWIDGLMDANEEYFRLTGKSLYSSHMLDLSEEPLEENIEISAKYFERMAKMQMTLEVEIGVTGGEEDGVDNSDVDNAKLYTQPEDVAYTYEKLKAVSDNFTIAAAFGNVHGVYKPGNVVLTPKILDNSQKFVQEKFGTAAKPVNFVFHGGSGSTLEEIREAIDYGVIKMNIDTDLQFAYTEGVRDYMVNNIDYLRSQIGNPEGEEKPNKKFYDPRVWVRKGEETFSTRLVKAFEDLNNVNTLK, from the coding sequence ATGAGCAGAATTTTTCCGGCAGGAGTTGCCACAGGTCAATTGGTTACTGATATTTTTCAGTATGCTAAAGAAAATAAATTTGCGTTACCAGCTGTAAACGTTATCGGTTCCAGCAACGTAAATGCTGTTATGGAAACTGCAGCAAAACTAAACTCTCCTGTTATTATTCAGTTTTCAAATGGTGGAGCTGCGTTCAACGCAGGAAAAGGATTAAGCAACGACGGACAAAAGTCTGCTATTTTAGGAGCTATTGCCGGTGCTAGACATATTCACACTTTGGCAGAAGCTTATGGAGCTACTGTAATCTTACATACAGACCACTGCGCAAAAAAACTATTGCCTTGGATTGACGGTTTAATGGATGCTAATGAAGAGTATTTCAGACTAACAGGAAAATCTCTTTATTCTTCCCATATGCTGGACCTTTCTGAGGAGCCTTTAGAAGAAAACATTGAAATTTCTGCTAAATATTTCGAAAGAATGGCAAAAATGCAGATGACTCTGGAAGTTGAAATCGGTGTTACAGGAGGAGAAGAAGATGGTGTTGATAACTCTGATGTAGATAATGCAAAATTATATACGCAACCGGAAGATGTAGCTTACACATACGAAAAACTAAAGGCTGTTTCTGATAACTTTACTATTGCTGCGGCATTCGGTAACGTACATGGAGTTTACAAGCCTGGAAATGTTGTTCTTACACCAAAAATTCTGGATAATTCTCAGAAATTTGTTCAGGAAAAATTCGGAACAGCTGCAAAACCGGTCAACTTTGTATTCCACGGAGGTTCTGGTTCTACTTTAGAAGAAATCAGAGAAGCAATTGATTACGGTGTGATCAAAATGAATATTGACACGGATCTTCAGTTCGCTTATACAGAAGGTGTTAGAGATTATATGGTTAACAATATCGATTATTTAAGATCTCAAATCGGAAACCCTGAGGGAGAAGAAAAACCTAACAAAAAATTCTATGACCCAAGAGTTTGGGTAAGAAAAGGTGAAGAAACGTTCTCTACAAGATTGGTTAAAGCTTTTGAAGATTTAAATAACGTAAATACTTTAAAATAA
- a CDS encoding NAD kinase: protein MKAAIYSQKKDLDTFLYLSKFVSELESRGVKSVLYDEMAEALQFSKIFETFNNKQDLVEKEVDLFFTFGGDGTIVNSLTFIEDLEIPIVGVNTGRLGFLASFTKEEAFKELDAILKGDVKTSRRSVIEVVSPRSEEFFPYALNDVTVSRKETTSMITVDSFINDEFLNVFWGDGVIVSTPTGSTAYSLSCGGPIISPNNENFVITPIAPHNLNVRPLVVNDRVEIKFKVESRVSQYSLSLDSRLIHIETDQEVVIKKADFQILLVQPNNLSFYETIRQKLLWGRDKRN, encoded by the coding sequence ATGAAGGCAGCTATATATTCTCAAAAAAAAGATCTTGATACTTTTTTATATTTAAGCAAATTCGTTTCAGAGCTTGAGAGCAGGGGCGTAAAATCTGTTTTATACGATGAAATGGCTGAAGCCCTTCAGTTTTCAAAAATTTTCGAAACCTTTAATAATAAACAGGATCTTGTAGAGAAAGAAGTTGATCTTTTTTTCACATTCGGAGGAGACGGAACGATAGTCAACTCTTTAACCTTTATTGAAGATCTCGAAATTCCTATTGTCGGAGTAAATACAGGAAGGTTGGGTTTTTTAGCCAGCTTTACCAAGGAAGAAGCATTCAAAGAACTTGACGCAATTCTGAAAGGAGATGTAAAAACCAGCCGACGCTCTGTGATCGAAGTGGTTTCCCCAAGATCTGAAGAATTTTTTCCATACGCTTTGAATGACGTCACCGTTTCAAGAAAAGAAACAACGTCCATGATCACCGTAGATTCATTTATCAATGATGAATTTCTGAATGTATTCTGGGGAGATGGTGTTATTGTCTCCACTCCTACAGGTTCTACAGCCTACTCATTGAGTTGTGGAGGGCCTATTATTTCTCCTAATAACGAAAACTTTGTCATAACTCCTATTGCGCCACATAATCTGAATGTAAGGCCACTGGTAGTAAATGACCGTGTTGAGATAAAATTCAAGGTAGAAAGCAGGGTATCCCAATATTCTCTTTCACTTGATTCAAGACTAATACATATAGAGACTGATCAGGAAGTCGTTATAAAAAAGGCTGATTTCCAGATTCTTTTGGTTCAGCCTAATAATTTAAGTTTCTATGAAACAATCCGCCAGAAACTACTTTGGGGGCGGGACAAAAGAAATTAG
- a CDS encoding CBS domain-containing protein, producing MFIKDYISKDFPCFSLTDSIESARSTLEDFGYTHVFIKKSHHFYGAIAREFLYDAEGTLKDLEHQVERFAILEDNNIMDSIRLFYTFNSNVIPVINKTEKYLGYIMCEDVFQDLSRYPLFSESGAILTVEAPARKYSMTEIANIVESNNSKFYGGFISFMSEEVVRVTIKISNENLASIDATFDRYDYRIVEKFYSDEKTDLFKDRFGFFQKFIEI from the coding sequence ATGTTTATCAAGGACTATATCTCAAAGGATTTCCCATGTTTTAGCCTGACTGACTCAATAGAATCAGCAAGAAGTACATTAGAAGACTTTGGATATACTCATGTTTTCATTAAAAAATCCCATCACTTTTACGGAGCTATTGCCAGAGAGTTTCTTTATGACGCTGAAGGAACATTAAAAGATCTGGAGCACCAGGTTGAACGATTTGCTATTCTTGAGGATAACAATATCATGGACAGCATTCGTTTGTTTTACACCTTCAATTCGAATGTAATTCCGGTCATCAATAAAACAGAAAAATATTTAGGATATATCATGTGTGAAGATGTCTTTCAGGATTTATCACGCTATCCTTTGTTTTCTGAATCAGGAGCTATACTTACTGTAGAAGCTCCCGCAAGAAAATATTCCATGACAGAAATTGCCAATATTGTGGAAAGCAACAATTCTAAATTCTACGGTGGATTTATCAGTTTTATGTCGGAAGAAGTGGTTAGGGTAACCATAAAGATCAGCAATGAAAATCTTGCATCTATTGATGCCACGTTCGACCGTTATGATTATAGAATTGTTGAAAAATTCTACTCTGATGAAAAAACAGACCTGTTTAAAGACAGATTTGGCTTTTTCCAAAAATTTATAGAAATATAA
- a CDS encoding RNA methyltransferase: MVHKLKLEELNRIDVETFKKVEKIPLIVILDNVRSMHNVGATFRTADAFLIEKIILCGITPQPPHREIHKAALGATESVDWAYENDINTAIRDLKSQGFEIIGIEQTSNSTMITDFTIDKTKKYALILGNEVEGISDEALENIDVFLEIPQLGTKHSLNVSVCGGLVMWEFTKALK; encoded by the coding sequence TTGGTACATAAATTAAAACTGGAAGAACTCAACAGAATAGATGTTGAAACATTTAAAAAGGTTGAGAAAATTCCTTTGATCGTCATTTTGGATAATGTAAGAAGTATGCACAATGTAGGAGCCACGTTCCGAACAGCCGATGCTTTTTTGATTGAAAAAATAATTCTTTGTGGTATTACTCCGCAACCACCCCACCGTGAAATTCACAAAGCAGCTTTAGGAGCTACAGAAAGTGTAGACTGGGCATATGAAAATGATATCAACACAGCAATAAGGGATTTAAAAAGTCAGGGGTTTGAAATTATTGGCATAGAGCAAACCAGTAATAGTACTATGATCACAGATTTTACCATCGATAAGACTAAAAAATATGCCTTGATACTGGGTAATGAGGTAGAAGGAATAAGTGATGAAGCTTTGGAAAACATTGATGTATTCCTGGAAATTCCTCAACTAGGAACAAAACATTCATTGAATGTAAGTGTATGCGGAGGGCTCGTTATGTGGGAGTTTACAAAGGCTTTAAAATAA
- a CDS encoding toxin-antitoxin system YwqK family antitoxin, translated as MKYIFLLLFSASPLAIAQKPCGFKDGLQEGTCKQFFENGQVKEIAEWKKGKLDGDAIFYYENGKVQAKGEYKKDYKIKEWAYYDKNGILTSKEVFRNGEKNVYDNASTGTFYSPSGTITEISNYKFGKLNGESKVFYENGKSVKQIGYYENGIATGKWKMLYPSGKVQRETEFANDKWNGTRVHYREDGSIEKTEIYKDGKLISTK; from the coding sequence ATGAAATACATTTTTCTTTTATTATTTTCTGCATCTCCTTTGGCAATAGCACAAAAACCATGTGGATTTAAAGACGGATTACAGGAAGGAACTTGTAAGCAGTTTTTTGAAAACGGGCAGGTCAAAGAAATCGCTGAATGGAAAAAGGGAAAACTGGATGGTGATGCAATCTTTTACTATGAAAATGGAAAAGTTCAGGCAAAAGGAGAATACAAAAAGGATTACAAAATAAAAGAATGGGCGTACTACGATAAAAATGGTATTCTGACTTCTAAAGAGGTTTTCAGAAACGGAGAAAAAAATGTCTATGACAATGCTTCTACCGGTACGTTTTATTCACCTTCCGGCACCATCACCGAAATTTCAAATTATAAGTTCGGAAAGCTGAATGGTGAAAGCAAGGTTTTTTACGAGAACGGCAAATCGGTGAAACAAATTGGCTACTACGAAAACGGGATAGCCACAGGAAAATGGAAAATGCTTTATCCATCAGGAAAAGTTCAGCGTGAAACAGAGTTCGCCAACGATAAATGGAATGGAACACGTGTTCATTACCGTGAAGACGGAAGCATTGAAAAAACAGAAATATATAAAGACGGAAAATTAATCTCTACAAAATAA